A genomic segment from Maniola hyperantus chromosome 4, iAphHyp1.2, whole genome shotgun sequence encodes:
- the LOC117997089 gene encoding uncharacterized protein, with protein MEFTPELSAFQGIIISANSVYSFTKLKERGGNEEKFEYVVDNLRNFLQKGMYMRENGVFEENTQNRKFAFYICLNSDLPILEELIDLDGIAFLIWTIPTVSKCLMCEIFWKLHMDKFIYEILVFTCPLLSLEVAEALLVHFKYFDPTECMQKLKMLSLGCYRMICRLIFFNLEGDEITRSFNNFQKCLNYFSDPPNCSKLDRLSTDDDYKYIGNRLYEMLQLVSECFTNYTGPQKFKPLDFHDLYELSYRDGIVINEQSTVPMSQCNNSDVLESINNCNIALLDKCKSLIMEVSVEIFCAWSEFEENGQSMQQTIGELCYNVHTDLCKISGVSDHAVVAMLQQISCKPMDLADVINKSDTTAIIKNINKEDNESTHWIKALLYKENLCEDMNLIAQVTSHLEAFNEDECYKLFKIVYSYLKDNVENKEMLLLLAIKAFQCCSSSNKYEIVDEHYGNGSFNDNLQTTEFNSMMTEIFNKLIISPEADLSDILTVFLQNPRKVYSKIFHLASENMHQTDIMIKVMKCLEKYSKHYYNEGLEPCIVLEAKEIIASNLNTEDKQNNFICFLKNLKSAKAIPGPMLLLLIIMPNLHSGLLNKDITQICIQCKLLQAAYTFDELREYRAPTLAMLAQTLDTVRWKMNTYVAQAPSTLELVLQLQLVLNTNDMTEKESAWLKSKLRNINPLNIYYFRRLWNPPGNTFVEVISGMHIHKDMDIEHLSLWLSQTLSSTILQEWYQIWDSLCTVFENVKILDVFHDALLLLCVAEKSNYTESTKACLIYCMKNFVATTRYKFFKMPLSDSQVITVFEKFALIQNVVKESYIEELATIFLPLFAYIAEKKEDLSADLPQTLVRKFKQPDMIKNLFLTKVSK; from the exons ATGGAGTTCACACCAGAACTATCAGCTTTCCAAGGAATTATTATATCTGCGAACAGTGTATATTCTTTTACCAAATTGAAAGAACGAGGAG GCAATGAAGAAAAATTTGAATATGTCGTAGACAACTTAcgaaattttttacaaaaaggaATGTATATGCGAGAAAATGGAGTTTTCGAGGAAAATACTCAAAACCGCAAGTTTGCTTTTTATATTTGTCTAAATTCAGATTTACCAATTCTAGAAGAACTGATTGATTTGGATGGCATTGCTTTTCTCATTTGGACTATACCCACTGTATCAAAATGTCTCATGTGTGAAATATTTTGGAAACTCCACATGGACAAATTTATTTACGAAATACTAGTTTTCACCTGCCCTCTGTTATCTTTGGAGGTAGCGGAAGCATTATTAGTGCACTTCAAGTATTTCGATCCCacagaatgtatgcaaaaattaaaaatgttgagTCTAGGATGTTACAGAATGATATgcagattaatattttttaatttagaaggGGATGAAATAACTCGTAGCTTCAACAATTTCCAAAagtgtttaaattatttttctgatCCACCAAATTGTAGTAAATTGGATAGATTGAGTACAGACGATGATTACAAGTATATTGGGAACCGTCTGTATGAAATGCTGCAGCTGGTATCTGAATGCTTTACTAATTATACTGGCCCACAAAAGTTTAAGCCATTAGACTTCCATGATCTTTATGAATTAAGTTATAGAGATGGTATTGTCATTAATGAACAATCCACTGTTCCTATGAGCCAATGTAACAACAGTGATGTATTGGAAAGTATAAACAATTGTAATATAGCTCTATTggataaatgtaaaagcctcaTAATGGAAGTCAGCGTGGAGATATTTTGTGCATGGAGTGAGTTTGAAGAGAATGGACAAAGCATGCAGCAAACCATTGGTGAGTTATGTTACAATGTTCACACAGATCTGTGCAAAATCAGTGGTGTTTCAGATCATGCAGTTGTTGCCATGCTACAGCAAATTTCTTGTAAACCCATGGACTTGGCTGATGTTATCAATAAATCTGACACTACTGCTAtcataaaaaacataaataaagagGATAATGAAAGTACTCACTGGATTAAAGCATTATTATATAAGGAAAATCTATGTGAGGATATGAATTTGATTGCACAAGTTACTTCCCATTTAGAAGCCTTCAATGAAGACGAGTGCTAcaagttatttaaaattgtCTACAGCTATCTTAAAGATAACGTTGAAAACAAGGAAATGTTACTATTATTAGCAATCAAAGCATTTCAATGCTGTTCTAGTAGTAATAAGTATGAAATAGTTGATGAACATTATGGAAATGGTAGTTTCAATGACAATTTGCAAACTACAGAATTCAACAGTATGATGAcagaaatatttaataaattaatcattTCCCCAGAGGCAGATCTGTCAGATATCTTGACTGTTTTCTTACAGAATCCTAGGAAAGTGTACAGCAAGATATTTCATCTGGCAAGTGAAAATATGCATCAAACTGATATCATGATTAAAGTTATGAAATGTTTAGAAAAATATTCTAAACATTACTACAATGAGGGCCTAGAACCTTGTATAGTATTAGAGGCTAAGGAGATAATAGCGAGTAATCTGAACACTGAAgataaacaaaacaattttatttgttttttgaaaaacttaaaatcAGCAAAGGCGATACCTGGGCCAATGCTACTATTGTTAATAATCATGCCAAACTTACACAGTGGACTTCTAAACAAGGACATTACTCAGATCTGTATTCAATGTAAGCTTTTGCAGGCAGCGTACACATTTGACGAGTTGAGAGAATACAGAGCTCCTACACTGGCCATGCTAGCTCAGACACTGGATACTGTCCGCTGGAAGATGAACACGTATGTTGCACAAGCACCGTCTACTCTGGAACTTGTGTTGCAGCTGCAATTAGTATTAAACACCAATGACATGACCG AAAAAGAAAGCGCATGGCTCAAAAGCAAGTTAAGGAATATAAATCCTTTGAACATTTACTACTTCAGACGACTTTGGAATCCTCCGGGAAATACCTTTGTTGAGGTAATTAGTGGAATGCACATACACAAGGATATGGATATAGAACATTTGTCATTGTGGCTCTCACAG ACACTAAGTTCCACTATACTTCAAGAATGGTACCAAATATGGGACAGTCTTTGTACAGTATTCgaaaatgtgaaaatattaGATGTATTTCATgatgcattattattattatgtgtagCAGAAAAATCAAACTACACAGAGTCTACAAAAGCATGTCTGATATACTGTATGAAAAACTTTGTTGCTACCACAAGG tacaaatttttcaaaatgccACTAAGTGATAGTCAAGTGATAACAGTGTTCGAAAAATTTGCATTGATCCAAAATGTAGTAAAGGAAAGCTATATTGAAGAATTAGCAACTATTTTTCTACCGCTCTTTGCCTATATAGCCGAGAAGAAAGAGGATCTTTCTGCTGATTTGCCACAGACTTTAGTGAGAAAGTTCAAACAACCAGATatgataaaaaatctttttctaacaaaagtatcaaaataa
- the LOC117982003 gene encoding zinc finger CCHC domain-containing protein 24-like — protein sequence MGCFWSSEGREHCAHCNRTAVNNLVIIDHVCEICINRAARSHYLPPGPKFGEYRCSACGRYWNSRWCWPNKYQMCQNCKIATLPYKYRDLEPTDLTSSADNRHEHVRELCQMCLQLGHSCKDFNKKYKPQTQKTTCNSKTTKMRTYPKHW from the exons ATGGGTTGCTTCTGGTCCAGTGAG ggtcGTGAACATTGTGCGCACTGTAATCGCACAGCAGTGAACAATTTGGTGATCATCGACCATGTGTGTGAAATATGTATCAATAGAGCTGCCAGATCTCATTAC TTACCACCCGGTCCCAAATTTGGGGAATACCGCTGTAGCGCTTGTGGACGATACTGGAACAGTCGTTGGTGCTGGCCAAATAAGTATCAGATGTGTCAAAATTGTAAGATAGCAACCCTGCCTTATAAATAT AGGGATTTAGAACCTACGGATTTAACTAGTTCTGCTGACAACAGACATGAACATGTGAGAGAACTTTGCCAAATGTGTCTGCAGCTCGGACACTCCTGCaaggattttaataaaaagtataaaCCTCAAACTCAAAAAACTACTTGtaattcaaaaacaacaaaGATGAGAACATACCCAAAACATTGGTGa